One window from the genome of Vespula pensylvanica isolate Volc-1 chromosome 11, ASM1446617v1, whole genome shotgun sequence encodes:
- the LOC122632937 gene encoding SKI/DACH domain-containing protein 1-like produces the protein MEDSTRLTDSDEHRPDHHHHHHHHHHHHHHHHEYRQQEQQPHQQQLHRQQSRQHNRDPSGHRLELIDDECSTDSGCSSGGSSGSAERLSRRGSAERLCRVNRSPRSHCYLDRFRGRPTRSQERLSSVQRSVERTRAKSSRSWSPSDVRGHQRVSESPSYSPSPSDAHSSSDSDSMKRSSTAETLRRAFQTLKISSKWESKDKKHAKKSPKRILRSPVSYTYVRGLSGLPTQRVPRNATQQLMMPCTCQDSIGLYR, from the coding sequence ATGGAAGATTCAACGAGATTAACGGATTCGGACGAGCATCGTCCcgatcaccatcaccatcatcatcatcatcatcaccatcaccatcaccatcacgaGTATCGTCAACAAGAGCAACAGCCTCATCAGCAACAGCTTCATCGGCAACAGTCGCGTCAGCATAATCGCGATCCCAGTGGTCATAGATTAGAGCTGATCGACGACGAGTGTAGCACCGACAGTGGCTGCAGCAGCGGTGGTAGCAGCGGTAGCGCCGAAAGATTGTCTCGTCGTGGTAGCGCCGAGCGTCTCTGCAGAGTCAACAGATCTCCTAGAAGTCATTGCTATCTGGACAGATTCCGTGGTCGACCGACGAGATCGCAGGAACGATTGTCGAGCGTGCAGAGAAGCGTCGAGCGTACACGAGCGAAGTCATCGAGATCATGGAGTCCTAGCGATGTCAGGGGACATCAACGCGTAAGTGAATCTCCTTCTTACTCGCCAAGTCCATCGGACGCTCACAGTAGCAGCGATAGCGACAGCATGAAAAGGTCGTCCACCGCCGAGACCCTTAGACGCGCTTTCCAAACCCTCAAAATATCATCGAAATGGGAGAGCAAGGATAAGAAGCACGCGAAAAAGAGTCCAAAGAGAATCCTCAGAAGTCCGGTCTCATATACCTACGTAAGAGGACTCTCCGGTCTACCGACTCAAAGAGTGCCCAGAAACGCGACCCAGCAGCTGATGATGCCCTGCACTTGTCAAGACTCGATAGGGCTCTATCGATAA
- the LOC122633096 gene encoding cuticle protein 21-like: MFKLCVLFAIVAAVYGAPAPAPGYLAAPALAALPSPLVTASSSQYIARNYNNLAALPIAYAASPVAYATHAIAPAYTAYAAPALVATSSTVRCLNDAEYRNSMRMARGSGCKEDPRESSYIREPRLVFSGITLLPPISSYARINKMFKLFLFAALLAFAAAAPAPAPGAILSAPLVTSYAGAPIVSSLGTPVAYSAYSAPLAYNTYASPYSYVPYAYKAGYYI, translated from the exons ATGTTCAAGCTG TGTGTCCTCTTCGCTATCGTGGCCGCCGTCTACGGTGCACCTGCACCAGCACCAGGATACTTGGCTGCGCCAGCCTTAGCGGCTCTGCCATCTCCGCTGGTGACCGCCAGTAGCAGCCAATATATCGCGAGAAATTACAACAATTTGGCAGCGTTACCTATCGCCTATGCCGCCTCGCCCGTGGCTTACGCTACTCATGCAATCGCACCTGCATACACCGCCTACGCTGCTCCTGCCTTAGT gGCGACGTCCTCCACGGTACGATGTCTGAACGACGCCGAGTATAGAAATTCAATGCGTATGGCAAGGGGAAGCGGGTGTAAAGAGGATCCACGGGAATCCTCCTATATAAGAGAGCCGCGTCTCGTATTTTCAGGTATTACTCTGCTACCGCCAATCAGTTCGTACGCTAGAATCAACAAGATGTTCAAGCTG TTCCTCTTCGCCGCCTTATTGGCTTTTGCCGCAGCTGCACCTGCACCGGCACCTGGTGCTATTCTGAGTGCTCCCTTGGTGACGTCTTATGCTGGTGCACCGATCGTTTCCAGTCTCGGCACGCCAGTGGCCTATTCCGCATATTCAGCGCCGCTTGCTTACAATACCTACGCTTCGCCGTACAGCTATGTACCTTACGCCTACAAAGCTGGATATTACATctag
- the LOC122632941 gene encoding neuropeptide-like 3, with product MFKLIVFIALAAVAASAPAPAPSPIFAGPIAYSAPIVAAPAAVSSSYSYSAPLTYKTYAAPLTYAAPYAPLAYKAAYALV from the exons ATGTTCAAGTTG ATCGTTTTCATCGCCCTCGCGGCCGTCGCAGCGTCCGCTCCTGCACCAGCACCCTCGCCGATTTTCGCCGGGCCGATTGCTTATTCTGCCCCAATCGTTGCCGCACCTGCAGCCGTCAGCTCGTCGTACTCCTATTCGGCTCCGTTAACATACAAAACGTACGCAGCCCCTTTGACCTACGCCGCACCGTACGCACCTCTCGCCTACAAAGCAGCTTACGCGCTCGTCTAA
- the LOC122633097 gene encoding cuticle protein 16.5-like — protein MFKLVSFFVLVAVACVNAAPGGLIAAPAAVAAIPAPIVTARSSQVVARNYNTFAAAPLAYTAAAVAAPVAAPVAYTAPFAAAPVAYTAPFPAAAPFAYAAPALHAAPLVLKKKESVLNGRWDWYKNDSSSDIGIVRCFFESSNMNSFVTVTVAAVLAMAQVALAGVVPAAPLVAAPAAPIVAAPAIAAPAAIGYAKAVPYNVPPYASRVDISSKTIAAPFVASAPFVAAAPAAPVLAAAPAAPVVAAAPAAPAPIVAAPGLFQATYAGSLTAPLAQFAAAAYGPTVFG, from the exons atgttcaagCTCGTC AGCTTCTTCGTCCTCGTAGCCGTCGCGTGCGTAAACGCCGCGCCAGGCGGATTAATCGCAGCCCCAGCAGCGGTTGCGGCCATTCCGGCACCAATTGTCACTGCTAGAAGCAGCCAAGTTGTCGCGAGAAATTACAATACGTTCGCTGCCGCACCATTGGCCTACACCGCAGCTGCTGTCGCAGCCCCTGTAGCCGCACCGGTTGCTTACACCGCACCATTCGCAGCCGCACCAGTGGCATACACCGCACCATTCCCAGCGGCAGCACCCTTCGCATATGCCGCACCCGCTCTCCACGCCGCACCCCTCGTACTTAAA aagaaagaaagtgtatTGAATGGTCGTTGGGACTGGTATAAAAACGATAGCAGTTCGGACATTGGCATTGTACGGTGCTTCTTCGAATCGAGCAACATGAACTCTTTCGTTACG GTAACAGTCGCGGCTGTGCTCGCAATGGCGCAGGTTGCCTTGGCCGGAGTGGTTCCTGCGGCTCCACTCGTGGCCGCTCCTGCGGCACCGATAGTAGCCGCACCAGCGATTGCGGCACCTGCGGCAATTGGCTATGCCAAGGCCGTACCATACAACGTTCCACCGTACGCGTCTAGAGTCGACATCAGCTCGAAAACCATCGCTGCGCCATTCGTTGCATCTGCACCCTTCGTAGCCGCAGCACCAGCCGCACCGGTCTTAGCCGCGGCACCAGCCGCACCGGTCGTAGCCGCGGCACCAGCCGCACCAGCTCCGATCGTCGCCGCACCTGGCCTCTTCCAAGCTACTTACGCCGGAAGTTTGACCGCTCCTCTCGCTCAGTTCGCAGCTGCGGCTTACGGACCTACGGTTTTCGGCTAA
- the LOC122632940 gene encoding cuticle protein 16.5-like — protein sequence MMTKIFILIGALVAVCSAGIVPAVPAAVPAALTVGTYASSYNAHAINHALAAPYVAAPAVAAAPAVAAAPFAYSALPAAYAYSAPLIAGRR from the exons ATGATGACCAAGATCTTT ATTCTCATCGGCGCCCTCGTGGCCGTTTGCTCAGCCGGTATTGTACCAGCCGTACCAGCAGCAGTTCCAGCGGCACTCACAGTTGGTACTTACGCATCGAGTTACAACGCTCACGCCATCAATCATGCCCTCGCTGCACCTTACGTCGCTGCACCCGCGGTAGCCGCTGCTCCTGCAGTTGCAGCTGCACCCTTTGCCTATTCGGCCCTACCAGCTGCCTACGCTTATTCCGCACCCCTAATCGCTGGAAGACGCTAA
- the LOC122632893 gene encoding tubulin beta-4B chain-like, with amino-acid sequence MREIAHLQAGQCGNQIGAKFWEVISDEHGIDPTGTYHGDSDLQLERINVYYNEATGGKYVPRAILVDLEPGTMDAVRSGPFGQIFRPDNFVFGQSGAGNNWAKGHYTEGAELVDSVLDVVRKEAESCDCLQGFQLTHSLGGGTGAGMGTLLISKIREEYPDRIMMTFSVVPSPKVSDTVVEPYNCTLSVHQLVENTDESYCIDNEALYDICFRTLKLSTPTYGDLNHLVSATLSGVTTCLRFPGQLNADLRKLAVNMVPFPRLHFFIPGFAPLTSRGSQQYRALTVPELTQQMFDAKNMMAACDPRHGRYLTVAAVFRGRMSMKEVDEQMLNIQNKNSSYFVEWIPSNVKTAVCDIPPRGLKMSATFIGNSTAIQELFKRVSEQFTAMFRRKAFLHWYTGEGMDEMEFTEAESNMNDLVSEYQQYQEATAEEEGEFDEEEEGEGADN; translated from the exons ATGCGTGAAATCGCTCATCTTCAGGCTGGCCAGTGTGGCAATCAAATTGGTGCTAAG TTTTGGGAGGTAATATCCGACGAACATGGAATCGATCCTACGGGAACCTATCACGGTGACTCGGATCTGCAATTGGAGCGTATAAACGTTTATTACAACGAAGCGACCGGTGGAAAATACGTTCCAAGAGCCATACTGGTCGATCTGGAACCTGGTACAATGGACGCGGTACGATCGGGCCCATTCGGACAAATATTCCGACCGGACAACTTTGTCTTTGGGCAAAGTGGTGCTGGTAACAATTGGGCGAAAGGACATTACACGGAAGGCGCAGAACTGGTTGATTCCGTCCTCGACGTCGTCCGCAAGGAAGCTGAAAGTTGCGACTGTCTTCAGGGTTTCCAATTGACCCACTCCCTCGGCGGTGGTACCGGTGCCGGAATGGGCACCTTGCTCATCTCCAAAATTCGAGAAGAGTATCCGGATAGGATCATGATGACCTTTAGCGTGGTACCATCTCCCAAG GTGTCCGATACAGTCGTCGAACCATACAATTGCACCCTTTCGGTACATCAACTTGTTGAGAACACGGACGAGTCCTACTGTATAGACAACGAAGCGCTCTACGATATTTGCTTCAGGACCCTTAAATTAAGTACACCTACTTACGGAGATTTGAATCACTTGGTCAGTGCAACTTTGAGCGGTGTTACGACCTGCCTAAGGTTTCCTGGCCAATTAAATGCGGATTTGAGAAAACTGGCCGTCAATATGGTACCTTTCCCACGATTGCATTTCTTCATTCCCGGTTTCGCGCCTTTAACTTCAAG AGGATCGCAACAGTACAGAGCGTTAACTGTCCCAGAGCTAACGCAACAGATGTTCGATGCAAAGAACATGATGGCTGCCTGTGACCCTCGACACGGTCGTTATCTCACCGTTGCCGCTGTATTCCGTGGAAGAATGTCGATGAAAGAGGTGGACGAACAGATGTTGAACATCCAAAACAAAAACAGTAGCTATTTCGTCGAATGGATACCGAGCAACGTTAAAACAGCTGTCTGCGATATCCCACCACGAGGTCTTAAAATGTCAGCGACCTTTATCGGCAATTCCACGGCTATACAG GAACTCTTCAAGAGAGTTTCTGAACAATTTACGGCCATGTTCAGGCGCAAAGCTTTCCTCCATTGGTACACGGGCGAAGGAATGGACGAGATGGAATTTACGGAAGCCGAAAGCAACATGAACGACTTGGTATCGGAATATCAGCAGTACCAAGAAGCAACGGCCGAAGAAGAAGGCGAAttcgacgaagaggaggagggcgAAGGCGCTGACAATTGA
- the LOC122632894 gene encoding cuticle protein 65-like, translating into MFKLLIIFALVAYASAGLYSGYGGYGGYGYGGYGYGGYGLGHGIAVAPAYSSALAYHAPVATSYANTYKVALAPTVTKVAVAAPAVTKVAYAAPTIAKVAYAAPAITYAAPAVAPAISYSHGYGIPPSVTTYGHSLGYGLGYGYGLGHGYGYGHGSYYH; encoded by the exons ATGTTCAAGTTG CTCATTATCTTCGCACTGGTGGCATACGCCTCCGCCGGATTGTACTCGGGATACGGTGGATACGGTGGATACGGTTATGGTGGATACGGTTATGGAGGATACGGTTTGGGCCATGGAATCGCAGTTGCACCAGCTTATTCGTCTGCTCTCGCTTACCATGCCCCCGTCGCCACCAGCTATGCAAACACGTACaag GTCGCGTTGGCTCCTACGGTGACCAAAGTCGCGGTTGCGGCGCCTGCGGTGACCAAAGTCGCTTACGCGGCACCGACGATCGCGAAAGTAGCTTACGCCGCACCCGCTATAACTTATGCAGCTCCAGCCGTGGCTCCAGCCATCAGCTATAGCCACGGATATGGTATCCCACCTTCGGTCACCACTTATGGCCATTCTCTCGGTTATGGTCTGGGATACGGATACGGACTCGGACACGGATACGGATACGGCCATGGTAGTTACTATCATTGA